The Pseudomonas sp. R4-35-07 genome contains a region encoding:
- the nadB gene encoding L-aspartate oxidase yields the protein MSQQFQHDVLVIGSGAAGLSLALTLPSHLRIAVLSKGDLANGSTFWAQGGVAAVLDDTDTVQSHVEDTLNAGGGLCNEDAVRFTVEHSREAIQWLIDQGVPFTRDEHAGSDDGGFEFHLTREGGHSHRRIIHAADATGAAIFRTLLDQARQRPNIELLEQRVAVDLITEKRLGLPGERCLGAYVLNRTSGEVDTYGARFTILASGGAAKVYLYTSNPDGACGDGIAMAWRSGCRVANLEFNQFHPTCLYHPQAKSFLITEALRGEGAHLKLPNGERFMQRFDPRAELAPRDIVARAIDHEMKRLGIDCVYLDISHKPEAFIKTHFPTVYERCLTFNIDITKGPIPVVPAAHYTCGGVMVDQHGRTDVPGLYAIGETSFTGLHGANRMASNSLLECFVYARSAAADILEQLPRIAVPAALPRWDASQVTDSDEDVIIAHNWDELRRFMWDYVGIVRTNKRLQRAQHRVRLLLDEIDEFYSNYKVSRDLIELRNLAQVAELMIRSAMARKESRGLHYTLDYPQMLPEARDTILVPATYGD from the coding sequence ATGAGCCAACAGTTTCAACACGATGTCCTGGTGATCGGCAGCGGCGCCGCCGGCCTGAGCCTGGCACTGACCCTCCCCAGCCATCTGCGTATAGCCGTACTGAGCAAAGGCGACCTGGCCAACGGTTCGACATTCTGGGCACAGGGCGGCGTCGCTGCCGTACTGGACGACACCGACACCGTACAGTCCCATGTCGAAGACACCCTCAATGCTGGCGGCGGCCTGTGCAATGAAGACGCGGTGCGCTTCACCGTCGAGCATAGTCGCGAGGCAATCCAATGGCTGATCGACCAGGGGGTGCCCTTTACCCGCGATGAACACGCGGGCAGCGATGACGGCGGCTTCGAGTTCCATCTGACCCGTGAGGGCGGCCACAGCCACCGCCGCATCATCCATGCCGCCGACGCCACCGGCGCCGCCATTTTCAGGACCTTGCTCGACCAGGCTCGCCAACGCCCCAACATCGAATTACTGGAGCAGCGAGTCGCCGTCGACCTGATCACCGAAAAACGCCTGGGCCTTCCCGGCGAGCGCTGCCTCGGCGCCTATGTGCTCAACCGCACCAGCGGCGAAGTCGACACCTATGGCGCGCGCTTCACCATCCTTGCCTCAGGTGGCGCGGCCAAGGTCTACCTCTATACCAGCAACCCCGACGGGGCCTGCGGCGACGGCATCGCCATGGCCTGGCGCTCGGGCTGCCGGGTGGCGAACCTGGAATTCAACCAGTTCCACCCCACTTGCCTGTACCACCCCCAGGCCAAGAGTTTCCTGATCACCGAGGCGCTGCGCGGGGAAGGTGCACACTTGAAGCTGCCCAATGGCGAACGCTTCATGCAACGCTTCGACCCGCGCGCCGAGCTGGCACCGCGCGACATCGTCGCCCGCGCCATCGACCATGAGATGAAGCGCCTGGGCATCGACTGCGTCTATCTGGACATCAGCCACAAACCCGAAGCCTTCATCAAGACGCACTTCCCCACCGTCTATGAACGCTGCCTGACCTTCAACATCGACATCACCAAAGGCCCGATCCCGGTCGTGCCTGCCGCGCATTACACCTGCGGCGGCGTGATGGTCGACCAGCATGGCCGCACCGACGTGCCCGGCCTGTACGCCATTGGCGAAACCAGTTTCACCGGCCTGCACGGCGCCAACCGCATGGCCAGCAATTCGCTGCTCGAATGCTTTGTGTATGCGCGCTCGGCGGCGGCGGACATCCTCGAGCAACTGCCGCGCATCGCGGTGCCGGCCGCCCTGCCGCGCTGGGATGCCAGCCAGGTGACGGATTCGGACGAAGATGTGATCATCGCGCACAACTGGGACGAGCTGCGGCGTTTCATGTGGGACTACGTGGGGATCGTGCGCACCAACAAGCGTCTGCAACGGGCACAGCACCGGGTGCGTTTGCTGCTGGATGAAATCGACGAGTTCTACAGCAACTATAAAGTCAGCCGCGACCTGATCGAATTACGCAACCTGGCCCAAGTCGCCGAGTTGATGATTCGCTCGGCCATGGCGCGCAAGGAAAGCCGAGGGCTGCATTACACCCTCGACTACCCGCAGATGCTGCCTGAGGCCCGCGACACTATTCTGGTGCCAGCCACCTACGGCGACTGA
- the rpoE gene encoding RNA polymerase sigma factor RpoE, with the protein MLTQEEDQQLVERVQRGDKRAFDLLVLKYQHKILGLIVRFVHDTHEAQDVAQEAFIKAYRALGNFRGDSAFYTWLYRIAINTAKNYLVSRGRRPPDSDVSSEDAEFYDGDHGLKDLESPERALLRDEIEGTVHRTIQQLPEDLRTALTLREFDGLSYEDIASVMQCPVGTVRSRIFRAREAIDKALQPLLQEN; encoded by the coding sequence ATGCTAACCCAGGAAGAGGATCAGCAGCTGGTCGAGCGCGTACAACGCGGCGACAAGCGCGCATTTGATCTGCTAGTGCTGAAATATCAGCACAAAATTCTCGGGTTGATCGTGCGGTTTGTGCACGACACCCATGAAGCGCAGGACGTTGCACAGGAAGCCTTTATCAAGGCGTATCGTGCACTGGGCAATTTCCGCGGTGATAGTGCGTTTTACACGTGGCTATATCGCATCGCCATTAACACGGCGAAGAACTATCTGGTGTCTCGCGGCCGCCGCCCACCAGACAGTGATGTCAGTTCAGAAGATGCTGAATTCTATGATGGTGATCACGGCCTCAAAGATCTCGAGTCGCCGGAGCGTGCATTGCTGCGCGACGAAATCGAGGGAACCGTTCATCGAACAATTCAGCAACTGCCAGAAGATTTGCGTACGGCGTTAACTTTACGTGAATTCGATGGTCTGAGTTACGAAGACATTGCGAGCGTCATGCAATGTCCGGTGGGGACTGTAAGGTCACGGATTTTCCGGGCCCGGGAAGCCATCGACAAAGCCTTGCAACCGTTGTTGCAGGAAAACTAA
- a CDS encoding sigma-E factor negative regulatory protein, with translation MSRDALQESLSAVMDNEADELELRRLLNAFDDAQTRDTWSRYQVARAVMHKDLLIPRLDIAAAVSAALADEAVPAKAARGPWRSLGRLAVAASVTVAVLAGVRLYNQDEIAGAELAQQTQQPVMAGPQVKGPAVLAGYKESSDTAGPMANGVLQGQSGWQDQRLPGYLRQHAQEAAGKNAESALPYARAASLENR, from the coding sequence ATGAGTCGTGATGCCCTGCAGGAATCGCTGTCCGCAGTGATGGATAACGAAGCGGATGAACTGGAACTTCGTCGATTGCTCAACGCATTTGATGATGCCCAAACCCGTGATACCTGGTCTCGTTACCAAGTCGCTCGGGCGGTGATGCACAAGGATCTTCTAATCCCTCGTCTGGATATTGCTGCGGCCGTTTCTGCCGCGTTGGCCGATGAAGCCGTTCCGGCAAAAGCTGCTCGTGGTCCATGGCGTAGCCTGGGTCGTCTGGCAGTCGCTGCTTCGGTGACCGTCGCCGTACTGGCCGGTGTTCGTCTGTACAACCAGGACGAAATCGCTGGTGCCGAACTGGCCCAGCAGACTCAGCAACCGGTCATGGCCGGTCCGCAAGTCAAAGGCCCGGCTGTACTGGCTGGCTACAAGGAAAGCTCTGATACCGCCGGCCCTATGGCTAACGGTGTGCTTCAGGGGCAATCCGGCTGGCAGGACCAGCGTCTCCCAGGCTACCTGCGTCAACATGCACAGGAAGCGGCTGGCAAGAACGCTGAAAGTGCTCTGCCATACGCTCGCGCAGCAAGCCTGGAAAACCGCTGA
- a CDS encoding MucB/RseB C-terminal domain-containing protein has product MRAIPLLTLLFSSWFALLAHADEAQDWLTRLGRAEQQQSFQGTFIYERNGSFSTYDIWHLVQNGQIRERLLQLDGSAQEVVRVEGHTQCVSGTLVAGLGNSRDSASRSLNPQKLNQFYELAVIGKSRVAGRNAIIVSITPRDPYRYGFELHLDRETALPLKSLLLSEQGRLLERFQFVRLNTSAAPVDRDLQPSSECTPVAIGRSETSQTPASNAWHLDWLPPGFELSSTTSRKDPQTKSTLDSLMYDDGLARFSVFLEPTDGASVSETRTQLGPTVAVSRHVNTVDGQMMVTVVGEIPIGTAERIALSVRGEKAAANP; this is encoded by the coding sequence ATGCGCGCCATACCGCTCCTTACGCTCTTGTTCAGTAGTTGGTTTGCACTACTCGCCCATGCCGATGAAGCCCAAGACTGGCTGACTCGACTTGGGCGTGCGGAGCAGCAGCAAAGCTTTCAAGGTACGTTCATCTATGAGCGTAACGGCAGTTTTTCTACCTACGATATCTGGCACCTTGTCCAGAACGGTCAGATCCGGGAGCGGCTATTGCAGCTCGATGGCTCTGCCCAGGAAGTCGTGCGGGTAGAAGGTCACACTCAGTGCGTCAGCGGCACCCTTGTCGCCGGCCTGGGTAATTCCCGTGACAGTGCGTCACGTTCGCTGAACCCGCAAAAACTCAATCAATTCTACGAGCTGGCCGTTATTGGCAAATCTCGTGTGGCCGGTCGTAATGCAATTATTGTTTCGATCACCCCGCGCGACCCTTACCGCTATGGTTTCGAGTTGCACCTGGATCGTGAAACCGCATTACCCCTCAAGTCGTTGCTACTCAGCGAGCAGGGGCGACTGCTGGAGCGCTTTCAGTTTGTTCGATTGAATACGTCTGCCGCTCCCGTTGATCGAGACTTGCAACCCAGCAGCGAATGCACGCCTGTTGCGATTGGCCGCAGCGAGACATCGCAAACGCCCGCCTCCAACGCCTGGCACCTGGACTGGTTGCCGCCTGGCTTTGAGCTGAGCAGCACTACATCGCGCAAAGACCCGCAGACAAAATCCACCCTCGACAGCTTGATGTACGATGATGGGCTTGCACGTTTCTCGGTATTTCTTGAACCCACCGACGGCGCGAGTGTGTCGGAAACCCGCACTCAGCTTGGGCCTACGGTTGCGGTGTCGCGGCATGTGAATACGGTGGACGGGCAGATGATGGTGACGGTTGTCGGAGAAATCCCAATCGGCACCGCTGAGCGCATCGCGTTGTCGGTTCGCGGTGAAAAGGCCGCAGCCAATCCGTGA
- a CDS encoding DegQ family serine endoprotease, producing the protein MSIPRLKSYLSIVATVLVLGQAVPAQAVELPDFTQLVEQASPAVVNISTTQKLPDRKVSNQQMPDLEGLPPMLREFFERGMPQPRTPRGGGGGQREAQSLGSGFIISPDGYILTNNHVIADADEILVRLADRSELKAKLVGTDPRSDVALLKIEGKDLPVLKLGKSQDLKAGQWVVAIGSPFGFDHTVTQGIVSAIGRSLPNENYVPFIQTDVPINPGNSGGPLFNLAGEVVGINSQIYTRSGGFMGVSFAIPIDVAMDVSNQLKAGGKVSRGWLGVVIQEVNKDLAESFGLDKPAGALVAQIQDDGPAAKGGLRVGDVILSMNGQPIIMSADLPHLVGALKAGSKAKLEVIRDGKRQNVELTVGAIPEEGATLDALGNAKPGAERSSNRLGIAVVELTAEQKKTFDLKSGVVIKEVLDGPAALIGLQPGDVITHLNNQAIDTTKEFADIAKALPKNRSVSMRVLRQGRASFITFKLAE; encoded by the coding sequence ATGTCGATACCACGTTTGAAGTCTTACCTATCCATAGTCGCCACGGTGCTGGTGCTGGGTCAGGCCGTGCCCGCGCAAGCGGTCGAGCTGCCTGATTTCACCCAACTGGTGGAGCAGGCCTCGCCTGCGGTGGTGAACATCAGTACCACGCAGAAATTGCCGGATCGCAAAGTTTCGAACCAGCAGATGCCCGACCTGGAAGGCTTGCCGCCGATGCTGCGCGAGTTTTTCGAGCGAGGCATGCCGCAACCACGCACCCCGCGCGGTGGTGGCGGTGGCCAGCGCGAAGCGCAGTCCCTGGGCTCCGGTTTCATCATTTCGCCCGACGGCTATATCCTCACCAATAACCACGTGATTGCCGATGCTGACGAGATCCTCGTGCGCCTGGCCGACCGCAGTGAGTTGAAAGCCAAGCTGGTCGGCACCGACCCGCGTTCCGACGTGGCCTTGCTGAAAATCGAAGGCAAAGACTTGCCGGTGCTTAAACTGGGTAAATCCCAGGACCTGAAAGCAGGCCAGTGGGTGGTGGCGATCGGTTCGCCGTTCGGTTTTGACCACACCGTCACCCAGGGTATTGTCAGCGCCATCGGCCGCAGCCTGCCCAATGAAAACTATGTGCCGTTCATCCAGACCGACGTGCCGATCAACCCAGGCAACTCCGGCGGGCCGCTGTTCAACCTGGCCGGCGAAGTAGTCGGGATCAACTCGCAGATCTACACCCGCTCCGGTGGTTTCATGGGCGTGTCTTTCGCGATTCCGATCGACGTGGCGATGGACGTTTCCAATCAGTTGAAGGCCGGTGGCAAAGTGAGTCGCGGTTGGCTGGGCGTGGTGATCCAGGAAGTGAACAAGGACCTCGCTGAGTCTTTCGGTCTCGATAAGCCGGCGGGTGCACTGGTCGCGCAGATCCAGGACGACGGCCCGGCTGCCAAAGGCGGCCTGCGGGTTGGCGACGTGATCCTGAGCATGAACGGCCAACCGATCATCATGTCGGCTGACTTGCCGCATCTGGTCGGCGCACTCAAGGCGGGCAGCAAAGCCAAGCTGGAAGTGATTCGTGACGGCAAGCGCCAGAATGTCGAGCTCACCGTGGGGGCAATCCCGGAAGAGGGCGCGACCCTGGATGCCCTGGGTAACGCCAAGCCAGGCGCCGAGCGCAGCAGCAACCGCTTGGGCATTGCGGTAGTTGAGCTGACTGCCGAGCAGAAGAAAACCTTCGATCTCAAGAGCGGTGTCGTGATCAAGGAAGTGCTGGACGGCCCAGCCGCCTTGATCGGCCTGCAACCGGGCGATGTGATCACCCACCTGAACAATCAGGCGATCGATACCACCAAGGAATTCGCCGACATCGCCAAGGCGTTGCCGAAGAATCGTTCGGTGTCGATGCGCGTGCTGCGTCAGGGGCGTGCCAGCTTCATCACCTTCAAGCTGGCCGAGTAG
- a CDS encoding M48 family metalloprotease: MTFLRPTLLTLACLLTSPAFADELPSLGDASSAIVSPQQEYQLGRAWLAYLRGQVSQLNDPQLKDYVETSVYKLVETSQVNDRRLEFILINSPQLNAFAAPGGIVGVNGGLFLNAQTEGEYASVLAHELAHLSQRHFARGVEAQSRMQIPMMAALLGGIIAAAAGAGDAGIAAIAGSQAAAIQEQRRFSRQNEQEADRIGILNLEKAGYDPRSMPTMFERLMRQYRFDAKPPEFLLTHPVTESRIADTRNRAEQAKPGGKEDSLRYQLIRARVQLKYEDTPGLAAKRFQAQLDENPKNDVARYGLAIAQIKGTQLKEARESLAPLLAKAPNDITYNLAQIELDITSNRMPDAQQRTDRMLAQYPSNYPLNQVRVDLLLKQNRTADAEKALDGLLKSRPDDPDVWYQVAETRGLSGNIIGLHQARAEYFALVGDFQQAIQQLDFAKRRAGNNFPLSSRIDARQRELIEQERLVKGMMS, encoded by the coding sequence ATGACTTTCCTGCGCCCTACCCTGCTGACGCTGGCCTGCCTGCTGACCTCCCCGGCCTTCGCTGACGAGCTGCCCTCACTTGGCGACGCCAGTTCTGCCATTGTCTCGCCGCAACAGGAATATCAACTGGGCCGCGCCTGGCTGGCCTACCTACGCGGCCAGGTCTCGCAACTCAACGACCCGCAGCTCAAGGACTACGTCGAAACCAGCGTGTACAAGCTGGTGGAGACCAGCCAGGTCAATGACCGGCGCCTGGAATTCATCCTGATCAACAGCCCACAACTCAACGCCTTCGCCGCACCCGGCGGGATCGTCGGGGTCAATGGCGGCTTGTTCCTCAATGCCCAGACCGAAGGTGAATACGCATCGGTGCTGGCCCACGAATTGGCGCATTTGTCCCAGCGCCACTTTGCTCGAGGCGTGGAAGCGCAGTCGCGCATGCAGATCCCGATGATGGCTGCCCTGCTCGGCGGCATCATTGCTGCCGCAGCCGGCGCTGGCGATGCAGGCATTGCCGCGATTGCCGGCTCCCAGGCCGCCGCGATCCAGGAGCAGCGTCGATTCTCTCGGCAGAATGAACAGGAGGCCGACCGTATCGGTATCCTCAACCTGGAGAAAGCCGGCTACGACCCGCGCTCCATGCCCACCATGTTCGAGCGCCTGATGCGCCAGTACCGCTTCGACGCGAAGCCGCCGGAATTTCTGTTGACGCACCCGGTGACGGAATCGCGGATCGCCGACACCCGCAACCGCGCCGAGCAGGCCAAACCCGGCGGAAAGGAAGACAGCCTGCGCTATCAGTTAATCCGCGCTCGGGTGCAATTGAAGTACGAAGACACCCCAGGCCTCGCCGCCAAGCGCTTCCAGGCGCAGTTGGACGAGAACCCGAAGAACGATGTGGCGCGTTATGGCCTGGCCATCGCCCAGATCAAGGGCACCCAGCTCAAGGAAGCACGGGAGAGCCTGGCACCGCTGCTGGCCAAAGCGCCCAACGACATCACCTACAACCTGGCGCAGATCGAGCTGGACATCACCAGCAATCGCATGCCAGACGCACAACAACGCACTGACCGCATGCTTGCCCAGTACCCCAGCAACTACCCGCTGAACCAGGTACGCGTAGATCTGCTGCTCAAGCAGAATCGCACCGCTGATGCAGAGAAAGCCCTGGATGGCTTGCTCAAGTCCCGCCCGGATGATCCGGACGTGTGGTATCAGGTCGCCGAGACCCGTGGGTTGTCGGGCAATATCATCGGCCTGCACCAGGCACGCGCCGAATATTTCGCGCTGGTGGGCGACTTCCAGCAAGCCATCCAGCAACTGGACTTTGCCAAGCGCCGCGCAGGCAATAATTTTCCACTGTCCTCGCGGATCGATGCACGCCAGCGCGAGCTGATCGAACAGGAACGTCTGGTGAAAGGGATGATGAGCTAA
- a CDS encoding sulfurtransferase TusA family protein, giving the protein MTDAVAFDAELDASGLNCPLPLLKAKLELNRLASGAVLKVTATDAGSQRDFRTFAKLAGHTLVQEEEAAGVYRYWLRKA; this is encoded by the coding sequence ATGACCGACGCTGTAGCCTTTGACGCCGAACTCGACGCCAGCGGCCTCAACTGTCCGCTGCCCTTGCTCAAGGCCAAGCTGGAGCTCAATCGACTGGCCAGCGGGGCTGTACTCAAAGTGACCGCCACGGACGCAGGCTCCCAGCGCGACTTCCGCACCTTTGCCAAGCTGGCGGGCCACACGCTGGTCCAAGAGGAAGAAGCGGCAGGTGTGTACCGTTATTGGTTGCGCAAAGCCTGA
- a CDS encoding peroxiredoxin has protein sequence MPVAIDTPVADFEAQATSGQTFSLAALKGKQVVLYFYPKDSTPGCTTQGQGFRDQYAAFQAANTEVFGVSRDSVKSHENFKSKQAFPFELISDKDEAVCQLFNVIKLKKLYGKEYLGVDRSTFLIDSEGVLRQEWRGVKVPGHVDAVLAAAQALNKR, from the coding sequence ATGCCGGTAGCCATCGACACACCCGTCGCCGACTTCGAAGCCCAGGCCACCAGCGGCCAGACCTTCAGCCTTGCGGCCCTCAAGGGCAAGCAAGTGGTGCTCTATTTCTACCCGAAAGACAGCACCCCAGGCTGTACCACCCAGGGCCAGGGTTTCCGCGACCAATACGCTGCATTCCAAGCCGCCAATACCGAAGTGTTTGGCGTGTCGCGCGACAGCGTGAAATCCCATGAGAACTTCAAGAGTAAGCAGGCGTTTCCGTTCGAGCTGATCAGTGACAAGGACGAAGCGGTGTGCCAGCTGTTTAATGTGATCAAGCTGAAGAAGCTGTACGGCAAGGAATACCTGGGGGTGGATCGCAGCACCTTTCTGATCGACAGCGAAGGTGTGCTCCGTCAGGAATGGCGCGGCGTGAAAGTGCCAGGGCATGTGGACGCGGTCTTGGCGGCGGCGCAGGCGCTGAACAAGCGCTGA
- a CDS encoding glycine cleavage system protein R, which translates to MSTPTVREQFLVISALGANPMELTNVLCRASHENRCAVVTSRLTRHGECSALVLQISGSWDALARLETGLPGLAKKHDFTVNVVRSAALENRPQALPYVAYVSSAYRSDIVNELCQFFIDHNVELENLTCDTYQAPQTGGTMLNATFTVTLPAGVQISWLRDQFLDFADALNLDALIEPWRPQNPM; encoded by the coding sequence ATGTCCACCCCCACAGTTCGCGAACAATTCCTTGTTATCAGTGCCCTCGGCGCCAACCCCATGGAGCTGACCAACGTCCTGTGCCGCGCCAGCCATGAAAACCGCTGCGCCGTTGTGACCTCGCGCCTGACCCGCCATGGCGAGTGCAGTGCGCTGGTGCTGCAGATTTCCGGCAGTTGGGACGCCTTGGCGCGCCTGGAGACCGGCCTGCCTGGCCTGGCCAAGAAGCACGACTTCACCGTTAACGTGGTGCGCAGCGCAGCCCTGGAAAATCGCCCGCAGGCCCTGCCTTATGTGGCGTATGTCAGCTCGGCCTACCGCTCGGACATTGTCAACGAGCTGTGCCAGTTCTTTATCGACCACAACGTCGAGTTGGAGAACCTGACCTGCGACACCTACCAGGCGCCACAAACCGGCGGCACCATGCTCAACGCCACCTTCACCGTGACCTTGCCGGCCGGCGTGCAGATCAGCTGGTTGCGCGACCAGTTCCTGGACTTCGCCGACGCCTTGAACCTTGACGCCCTGATCGAGCCGTGGCGCCCACAGAACCCCATGTAA
- the dapA gene encoding 4-hydroxy-tetrahydrodipicolinate synthase codes for MIAGSMVALVTPMDAQGHLDWDSLGKLVDFHLQEGTNAIVAVGTTGESATLDVEEHIQVIEFVVKRVAGRIAVIAGTGANSTREAIELTKNAKKAGADACLLVTPYYNKPTQEGLYQHFRTIAEAVDIPQILYNVPGRTACDMKAETVIRLSTVPNIIGIKEATGDLQRAKDILAGVSSDFLVYSGDDATAVELMLLGGKGNISVTANVAPRAMSEMCAAAIAGDATTARAIHEKLMPLNKTLFIESNPIPVKWALFEMGLMPDGIRLPLTRLSEACHEPLRQALRQSGVLV; via the coding sequence ATGATTGCGGGCAGTATGGTGGCACTGGTCACACCCATGGATGCACAAGGTCATCTCGACTGGGACAGCCTGGGCAAACTGGTGGACTTCCACCTGCAAGAAGGCACCAACGCCATCGTAGCGGTCGGCACCACAGGTGAATCGGCCACCCTCGATGTGGAAGAGCACATCCAGGTGATCGAGTTCGTGGTCAAGCGCGTTGCGGGCCGCATCGCCGTGATCGCCGGTACCGGCGCCAACTCGACGCGTGAAGCGATCGAGCTGACCAAAAACGCCAAGAAGGCCGGCGCCGATGCGTGCCTGCTGGTGACTCCGTATTACAACAAGCCGACTCAGGAAGGCCTGTACCAGCACTTTCGCACCATTGCCGAAGCTGTCGACATCCCGCAGATCCTCTACAACGTACCCGGCCGCACTGCGTGCGATATGAAAGCCGAGACGGTGATCCGCCTGTCCACCGTGCCGAACATCATCGGTATCAAGGAAGCCACCGGCGACCTGCAGCGCGCCAAGGACATCCTTGCCGGCGTGAGCAGCGATTTCCTGGTGTATTCCGGTGACGACGCCACCGCGGTCGAGCTGATGCTGCTGGGCGGCAAGGGCAACATTTCCGTGACCGCCAACGTCGCCCCGCGCGCCATGAGCGAAATGTGCGCCGCCGCCATTGCCGGTGACGCCACGACCGCACGTGCGATCCACGAGAAGCTGATGCCGCTCAACAAGACACTGTTTATCGAATCCAACCCTATTCCCGTGAAGTGGGCGCTGTTTGAGATGGGCCTGATGCCGGACGGTATCCGTCTGCCGCTCACCCGGCTCAGCGAAGCCTGTCACGAACCGCTGCGACAGGCCCTGCGCCAGTCCGGCGTCCTGGTTTAA
- the bamC gene encoding outer membrane protein assembly factor BamC, whose protein sequence is MKRLAGLSALALIISSTSGCGWVWGPEGYFRDRGSDYLEAQATKPMQLPPDVSVAKRLDPLLPIPRNVADDTVKGEYVVPRPQPITAVADASDYSLQKSGDNRWIVAQRPPAEVWPVAVQFFQDNGFRLDQQRPQTGEFTTAWQRGSELSANMAQRLQASGVAADNEARVRVRIEPGVQRNTSEVYVVSAERPAGSTANVDFTNRSVNTGVDAALVDEMLASMSRISEKGGSVSLLAARDYDTPSRVSLTEDGSGNVVLNLGEDLDRAWASVGRALEQGPWRVEDINRSLGLYYINVAEKAEKKDDEPGFFGKLFGSQPTKEEVETRAERYQVRLSKVGESVQVTVEKNINTVAPAETARKVLGVIQDNLG, encoded by the coding sequence ATGAAGCGATTGGCCGGACTTTCCGCACTTGCCTTGATTATCTCCAGCACCAGTGGCTGCGGTTGGGTATGGGGCCCGGAAGGCTACTTCCGTGACCGCGGTAGCGATTACCTGGAAGCGCAAGCAACCAAACCGATGCAACTGCCGCCTGACGTGAGCGTCGCCAAGCGCCTCGACCCGCTGCTGCCTATTCCGCGCAATGTCGCCGATGACACCGTCAAGGGCGAATACGTGGTGCCACGCCCGCAACCGATCACGGCGGTGGCCGATGCCAGCGACTACAGCCTGCAGAAGAGTGGCGACAACCGCTGGATCGTGGCTCAGCGCCCACCCGCCGAAGTCTGGCCGGTGGCCGTGCAGTTCTTCCAGGACAACGGTTTCCGTCTCGACCAACAGCGTCCGCAGACCGGTGAGTTCACCACGGCCTGGCAGCGCGGCAGCGAACTGTCCGCCAACATGGCCCAGCGTCTGCAGGCCAGTGGTGTAGCCGCCGATAATGAAGCCCGTGTGCGAGTGCGCATCGAGCCAGGCGTGCAGCGCAATACCAGTGAAGTCTATGTGGTCAGCGCCGAGCGTCCTGCCGGCAGCACCGCCAACGTCGATTTCACCAACCGCTCGGTCAATACCGGTGTCGACGCCGCGCTGGTCGACGAGATGCTGGCCAGCATGAGCCGTATCTCCGAGAAGGGCGGCTCGGTTTCCCTGCTCGCCGCACGCGATTACGACACACCGAGCCGCGTCAGCCTTACCGAAGATGGCAGCGGCAACGTGGTGCTGAACCTGGGTGAAGACCTGGATCGTGCCTGGGCCAGCGTCGGTCGCGCGCTGGAGCAGGGTCCTTGGCGCGTTGAAGACATCAACCGCAGCCTGGGCCTGTACTACATCAACGTTGCTGAAAAGGCCGAGAAAAAAGACGACGAGCCAGGTTTCTTCGGCAAATTGTTCGGCAGCCAGCCGACCAAGGAAGAAGTCGAGACCCGCGCCGAGCGTTACCAGGTTCGTTTGAGCAAGGTTGGCGAGAGCGTGCAAGTCACGGTCGAGAAGAACATCAACACCGTCGCGCCAGCTGAAACAGCGCGCAAGGTGTTGGGCGTGATTCAGGACAACCTGGGCTGA